The following DNA comes from Alienimonas californiensis.
GCTGTTTCGCTTCGACCAGGTGCGGGGTGCTCCGCCGCTGCGTGCCGACCTGCACAACACGGTTGTGCTTGCGGGCCGCCTCCAGCATCGCTTTGCTTTCGAGCACGTCCACGCTGGTGGGCTTTTCGACGTAGACGTGCGCCCCGGCCTCCACCGCCGCGATCATCGGCAGGGCGTGCCAGTGGTCCGGGGTGGCGACGACAACGATCTCTAAATCCTCGGCCTGCAGCATCTCCCGATAGTCGCCGTAGGTTTTGGGCGACTTGCCGTCCTGCCGCTCGGCGATGAGTTTCGCGGCCTCGGCCAGCATCTCGCTGTCCACGTCGCAGACGGCGACGACCTCCACGGGGGCGACCTGGAGCATGCGGAAGACGTCGAACTTACCGTACCACCCGCTGCCGATCAGCCCGACCCGGCGGGGGGAGAACTCCGGCACTTCTTCGGCATGCAGCCGCGGGGCCAGCCCGGCGAGCGTGCCGACGGCCGCCCCGGCGGCGGCGGTGGAGAGGAACCCGCGGCGGTCGACGCCGTTCACGGGGGCTCCGGCGGGATGAAGAATCTCGGGGACGGTCGGCATCTTCGACTCCTCAGGCGTCAACAGGGGGCGAGCGGCCCGAGCGTACCGCTCCCCCAAACGCCCCGGCAAGCGGCGCGGAGCCGGCCCGTCCCACCAACCCGACGCGTCAGCGAGGGCCGCGTGCAGGATCCGCCGCCGCCGAGTGAACGCCCTCGCTGACGCTTCGGGTTAGTATCCGCCCCCCTCCAAAGCGAGTGTCCGCCGATGTTCTGGGCCGCGATCCTGCCGTTTCAGATCACCTGCGTGCTGATCGTGGTGGGGTACACGGCGTTCGTCATCTGGGCGCCGAAGTGGAAGATGAAACGCGGGCACGCCGCGGCGACGGGCCTTGGGCTGGCGGTGGTGGGATTTATTCCGCTGTGCCTCGGCGTCGGAACGCTGCTCGACCCATTCCGGTTCGGGGAGTTTCATTACGAAACGGCGGCGAAGGCGAACGATTATCATGTCCGCCGTTCTATTCCGGAGGCGGCGCGGGATATCACCATCTACCAGAAAGCGGGCGGATTCGAGGCGCAATACAGCATCTCCCGAGCCGACCTCGAGGAGTGGATCGACGCGGAGTGGAAATACATGGCCAGCTACCTTGCTATCGAACGGGAGGAACTCGACGCCCCCGCGCCGGAGCCAACGCCTGAAGAACTCGCCGGCCCGGGGGGCGAGCAATGGTTGAAATATCAGGCTGAGATTAGAGCACTATCCTGGAGCCGGTTCAGCGATCACGGCTGGCCAATGCCAGCGGACGCGGTGGAGATTCAGGGTGCCCACGCTCGAAACGGTGCCGGATCGACGTACTACTACAGCGAAAGCGAAGGCCGGGCCTATCAGCGGGCCGGTTATTGGTGATCGGCGGCGGACGAACGGCCCCTTCCTGACGGTCGGGGCTCTACGTTTCCCCTCAGTCGCCCACGCGGCGGAGTTTGCTGGCGCTGGTCAGGTCCACCTTGAAGCCGCCGGGGCCGGAGAGGGTCGCTTTTTGGGAAGAATCCACCGCGGCGAGACGGCCGTTGGCGACGTCGAACACCACGGCGCCAGTCTGCGTGCCGCCGTCGAACTTCATCGGGGCGTCGGCCTGGGCGTCCAGGGGCTTCAGTTCGCTGTTGAGGGTGACGACGGCGGCTTTGTCGTCGGCGCTTTTGAGCGTCAGCGTGCGGGCGTCCGTCACCTTGCCGAAGGCCAGGGCGAGGGTTTCCTCGTTCTTCCAGCTGGCGCCGACCGCCGTGCCGGCGGGCGGGAGGGTGTAGCCGCGGTCGGTGAACAGCAGTTTGACCTGCTCCTCGCCGAATTGATTGCCCTCGCCGGCGGCGGCGATGGCCCGGGTCACCTTGGCGGGCATCTCAACGCCCTTCACCTCCCCGTCGGCGGCGATCGTGCTGGTGAAGGTCTGCCCGGCGAGGCTGCCCAGCACCCGCAGTCGGGCCGGCAGGGTGGCGGGGTCGCGGGCCTCGTCGCCCTCGGCGGCGCTGTCGAAGGTCACCGGGGTCGCCCCGCCGCCGGTCGCCTTCACCGTGACCCGCTGCACCGTGCGTTCGACCACGGCGGAGCCGTCCGGGTTCACGCTTTTCACCTCCCAACTGAGGACGATGCCGAGGTCGTTCTTCACCTCGGAGGTCTCCCCCAGCTGGGTGATGCTCGCGGTGGAGTTCTGGGTGAAGGCGTAGGTGTGGGTGTCGCCGGCGGCGAACTCCCAGCGGACGTCGGCGGCGGCGGCGGTTTGTGCCGCCGCGACAGACGGCAGCGCCGGGGCGAGGAGCAGAGCGGCGAAGGCGAGCGGCGAACGCATGGGGAGTCCGTTCAGAGAAACTTGGCGGCGGCGCAGGATAACGCCCCCGCGGTCCGGCGTCGCCGGGCCGCGGGGGCGTTGGCAGCGGCCTCAGGACGATCGACGGCTCAATCGAGGCTCATCGTGACCGTCTTACTTTCGAGATAGTTCGACAGCGCCGCCTCGCCCAGTTCGCGGCCGATGCCGCTTTCCTTGAAGCCGCCGAAAGGGGCGGCGGCGTCGAACACGTCGTAGCAGTTCACCCAGACCGTGCCGGCCCGCAGGGCGGCGGCGGCTTTGTGCGCCTTCGCCACGTCCCGCGTATAAACGGCGGCGGCGAGACCGTAATTGGTGGTATTGCCGCGGCGGACGACGTCCTCGACGTCCGTGAATTTCTGCACCTGCATCACGGGGCCGAAGATTTCCTCCCGGGCGATCTTCATGTCGTCCTGCACGTCGGTGAAGACGGTCGGCTCGATGAAGTAGCCCTTGTCGCCGTAGCGGGAGCCGCCGGTCTTGAGGGTCGCCCCCTCGCTCTTGCCGCTCTCCACGTAGGCCATAATCGTGTCGAACTGCTCTTTGGAGATCTGCGGGCCCTGCTCCGTGGCTTCGTCGAACGGGTCGCCCACTTTGCGGCTGGAGGCCATATTAGTGAGGGTCTCGACCATCTCGTCGTAGACCGGCTCCTCCACGAGGATGCGGCTGCCCGCGCAGCAGGCCTGCCCCTGGTTGAGGAACAGCCCGACGAAGGCCCCGGCGGCGGCCTGCTTGAGGTCGGCGTCGGCGAAAATAATGTTCGGGCTTTTGCCGCCCAGTTCGAGCGTCACCCGCTTCATGGAGTTCGCCGCCTCCCGCATGACGTGCTTGCCGACCGACGTGCTGCCGGTGAACGCCACTTTATCGATCTGCGGGTTGTCCAAAATTCCCTGACCGGCCGTCGGGCCGAAGCCGGGGACGACGTTAATCACCCCGTCCGGGAAGCCGGCCTCCTGGGCGAGTTCCGCCAGCCGCAGGCAGCTCAGCGGGGTCTGCTCGGCGGGCTTCATGACGATCGTGCAGCCGGCGGCCAGCGCCGGTCCCCACTTCCAAGACGCCATCAGCAGGGGGAAGTTCCAGGGGATGATCTGCCCCGCCACGCCCACGGGCTCCTTCCGCAGATAGCAGAAGTGATTGCCGCGGATCGGCACGGTGCTGCCGTGGATCTTGTCGGCCCAGCCGGCGTAGTACCGCAGGCAGTCGATCACCAGCGGCAGGTCGGCGGACTTCGCCTCGCCGATCGGTTTGCCGTTGTCCAGCACTTCCAGCCGGGCCAGATCGTCGAGGTTGTCCTCGACGAGGTCGGCGAGTTTATACAGCAGCCGGCCGCGGTCGCGGGCGTCCATCGTTCGCCAGGGGCCGTCGTCAAAGGCCTTGCGGGCGGCGGAGGCGGCCCGATTGATGTCCTCGGCGTCGCCCTCGGCGACCTTGGCGATCACCTCCTCGGTGGCGGGGTTGAGTGTCTCGAACGTCTTGCCGGAGGCGGCGTCCACCCACTGCCCGTCGATAAAGCACTGGGTCGGCCCCAGCTTCACCCCCTTCGCGGCGGCCCGCCCGTTGGCGGACCGGGAGCCCGCCGTCTCGGCGGCGGACGAATGAGGGGGACGGTCGAGAGTCGCGGGCATCGGGGGGCTCCGAACGGAGAGGACAGCGAACCGTCCCATTGTAACGGTCGCGACCGATGCGTGCCTCACCCCGGGCCGTTCCGCTCACGCCTTCGGCGGGGCGGGGTCGGGGGCGAGGTACCAGTCGGCGGCGTCCGGGTCGTACTCCTCCGGGTCGTGCTCCCACGCCTCCTCGTCGGTCTGGGCGGAGCGGTTCAGCAGGGCGAGGACCATCTCCGCCAACTCCTCCTTGAAGCGGCGGGCGAGGGTGACGCGGGGG
Coding sequences within:
- a CDS encoding DUF6263 family protein; translated protein: MRSPLAFAALLLAPALPSVAAAQTAAAADVRWEFAAGDTHTYAFTQNSTASITQLGETSEVKNDLGIVLSWEVKSVNPDGSAVVERTVQRVTVKATGGGATPVTFDSAAEGDEARDPATLPARLRVLGSLAGQTFTSTIAADGEVKGVEMPAKVTRAIAAAGEGNQFGEEQVKLLFTDRGYTLPPAGTAVGASWKNEETLALAFGKVTDARTLTLKSADDKAAVVTLNSELKPLDAQADAPMKFDGGTQTGAVVFDVANGRLAAVDSSQKATLSGPGGFKVDLTSASKLRRVGD
- a CDS encoding aldehyde dehydrogenase family protein, with amino-acid sequence MPATLDRPPHSSAAETAGSRSANGRAAAKGVKLGPTQCFIDGQWVDAASGKTFETLNPATEEVIAKVAEGDAEDINRAASAARKAFDDGPWRTMDARDRGRLLYKLADLVEDNLDDLARLEVLDNGKPIGEAKSADLPLVIDCLRYYAGWADKIHGSTVPIRGNHFCYLRKEPVGVAGQIIPWNFPLLMASWKWGPALAAGCTIVMKPAEQTPLSCLRLAELAQEAGFPDGVINVVPGFGPTAGQGILDNPQIDKVAFTGSTSVGKHVMREAANSMKRVTLELGGKSPNIIFADADLKQAAAGAFVGLFLNQGQACCAGSRILVEEPVYDEMVETLTNMASSRKVGDPFDEATEQGPQISKEQFDTIMAYVESGKSEGATLKTGGSRYGDKGYFIEPTVFTDVQDDMKIAREEIFGPVMQVQKFTDVEDVVRRGNTTNYGLAAAVYTRDVAKAHKAAAALRAGTVWVNCYDVFDAAAPFGGFKESGIGRELGEAALSNYLESKTVTMSLD